From Alteromonas sp. BL110:
TTGGCCAGCTGGAGTTAAGCTCACTTCTGTAATTAGTGATTCGATTATCTGTTCACCAGGATTGATAGAACTAGAAACAAACTCACTTTCAATTAACAGTTCTTCGTTTCCAAGGATAGTAACGTCTTCCGGTGTACTAAAATCATAGCTGTACTGGTATGAATAGATATCTAGAACACCACCAGTATACGTTACAGTGTCGCCGTCTGCGTTAAGAAACCCGTCCAATTCAAAGTCGAACGTAAGCGCTGTGCCTATAATAGTCGGGTAACCACTTCCGTCTTGCCCGATGTTATTTGGGCTAGGGTCATAAGTAAAGGTGTTAGTAAAGTTACCTTCATCGTTAAGTACTAGCGCTTCTAAATTATCAAATCCAGCGTTTGTGCCATTGAACGTATAACCGATAAGGCCCAAACCACCGCGAGATACCAGTGCACCAGTCGCAGTATTAACTTCTGTTACTGAGTCGTATGCCAGTTCTAGAGTGTCAATTGAACCGCGCGGGTTAACAACTGAGTCATCAGTAAGATCTAAAAAAAATGGTGTTGCAGCTGCTTGTCCACTAAGCGCTAAACCTGCAGCTGTTGCTGTTGCTAAAAGTAACTTTTTCATCTCTGCTCTCCGTTATGTATGCAGCGGAATAAATCGTCAATCCAATATAAGCACTTTGTGTGCCACGATTTAAGTCTTTGATTGCAGGGTATTTTATTTTGCGTTATTTTTACAGTGTAAACAAAGCTGACATAAAAAATTACCAACTACCTCGATTATTTTTTTAAATGCATAGCTTGTTGGTTCTTAAGTGTATGCTTGATATGCCGATACATTATCGTGAACCCCTTTGGAAGGTTTTTATGCAGCATCTCGGGTGTGATGTGGTAAGCCGCTCTTTTTCCGTGATAATCGACTATAGGGCCTATCTGTTCAAACCGAATACCAATAAACCTCATAGACCGAGCAAGCCTCGGTTCCATCATAACATAAGCGTGTTTCACATCAGAGTTTATCGACACTGCGGCAGCAGCAAGGTATAATCCGATAGCGATAAATGGAAAGCACCGTAATTCAGTTTCAGAGTAACTAACAGGGTTTATTGCACCTATGGCGGCACCATCGAATTTATCCATGCTTCTTCTACGAAATTCGTTTGGCACAGCTAAACGTGATATTTCGCATATTTGGTGCCGAGGGAAATTGCTTGGACTCAAATTACTATTTGCTATAGAGCTACTACAAAATTTTTCAATCGGAAGAAGTTGATTGTCTTTTTTCGGTCTTACTACTCGAACAGTACCTGCAAACCTCTCGGTTTGTATATGTTCAATTAAACAGCAAACTGAATAGTCATCGAACTCATCTTTTTCGATTTTCAATTCGTTAGGGGGCTCGAATCCTTCTTCGTTACAATAAACTTGATAGCGCATTTTATAAGATTCATTTTTAAGCGCTGCGGTATCCGCTATTTTTGTTTCAAGATAAGAAGAAAAATGATGAGAAATTTCCTTAACTTCTTGTAGTTTTTGATATCCTTTGAGTGCTTTAGTGACCCGACTATTGGCACCAAAAATGTTTTGTACCTTCTGTACCAACTTTCCTTTTTGCATACGCTTTCTACCTGTCTCAGAGACTACGGGCATTGTTGCTTACTTGGCAATAATGTTTTTATGTTTTGTTTGGCTATAAGTAAGTATAGTTTGTAAAAATACGTTCATGAACGTATTATTTTTATCATACTGTTAGCGCTTTATAATTAACCAAATTCTCTTGCTAACGACTATTCTTTTTAACAATATACGTCTATATGTTTACAAAAAATAGCTTTAAAACAACAAGTTTTGTTACCTTGCTTTTATCGTTTTTCTTTTTTGCGACATCAGCGGTTGCAGAAGATCTCGTAACACTTACTAAACGGGCTACAAAATCTACTGTTGCCATTGCGCTTTACAGCCCTATAAAAAGCAAGGCTCCTTCTATAAAGGGAACCGGTTTTGTAATACACAACGGAAACTATGTAGTCACAAATTACCATGTTGTGGGGCAAGAGTTGGATCCTACAATAGTTGAATATTATGTAGCGATGCTTCCGTCTTCGGATGGTTTCTCTTTTCAAAAGATTAAGCTTTTAGAAATAGATATTGAGCATGACCTGGCGCTTTTCGTGGTTAAAAATAAGTTGGAGCCTCTCGCGCTAGCCAAAGAAGCACTGGAACTACCTGGGACAGATGTTGCAATATTCGGTTATCCTTTAGGTGGTGCTTTAGGCTTATTTCCAGCTGTTCACAAGGGGATTATTGCGACAATTACCCCTGACTTTATGCCTGCCAGCGATACAAGGGTACTCTCAAGCGTTCAGCTTGATAGGCTACAAAAACCGAGTCTTATCTATCAATTAGATGTTACTGCTTTTCCAGGTAATTCAGGGAGCCCAGTTATTAATATCGAAACTGGCGAGATTATTGCTGTCGTTAATAAAGTGTATGTTAAAGACGGCAAAGAAAGTGCTTTATCGAATCCCTCTGGTATATCTTATGCGATACCTGTTAAGTATGTTAATGCCTTATTGAAACGTGCTTTATCAAAAATGGAAAGTAAATAAACAGGAACAATAAATGAAAATCTTAGTCACCGGAGCAGCTGGTTTTATTGGCGCAGCTGTATCTCAATACCTTATCAATCGTGGTGACCAAGTTGTCGGGATTGACAACATTAACGATTATTACGATGTAAATTTAAAGCACGCCCGCTTAGATGAAATTAAATCATCATCTGCTTCAGAACTGTTCTCATTCACAGAAATGGGCGTTGAAGAGCGCGATAAAATGGCATCGCTTTTTGAAGAGCATGATTTCGACAGGGTAGTGCATCTAGCGGCGCAAGCAGGCGTGCGTTATTCTCTTGAAAACCCTAATGCTTACGTCGACTCGAATATTGTTGGTTTTGTGAATATTTTGGAAGGGTGTCGCCATAATAAAGTTGAGCATTTGGTGTATGCGTCATCTAGCTCAGTTTACGGTGCGAACGAAACTATGCCGTTTTCAGAACAGCATAACGTTGATCACCAAGTTAGCTTGTATGCCGCTTCTAAAAAAGCGAATGAGCTAATGGCTCACACTTATAGCCATCTGTATAACTTGCCTACTACAGGGCTGCGCTTTTTCACTGTTTATGGCCCTTGGGGGCGTCCTGACATGGCGCTATTTAAGTTCACAAAAGCTATTTTGGAAGGGAAAACGATTCAGGTATACAACTACGGTAACCATCGTCGTGATTTTACCTATATTGATGATATCGTTGAGGGCGTAATACGCTCGCTGGATAATGTGGCGAAACCTAATGGAAGTTGGGACGGCGGCAATCCAGATCCCAGTACCAGTAAGGCTCCTTATAAGGTGTACAACATTGGTGCGCAAACGCCTGTCCACCTTTTGAAGTTTATTGAAACTTTGGAAAGTGCGTTGGGTATTGAAGCGAAAAAAGAGCTGCTTCCTATTCAGCCAGGCGATGTGCCTGATACCTATGCCGACGTGTCGTCACTAGTCGAAGATACCGGTTACCAACCGTCTACCAATGTTGAAACCGGCGTAAAAGCGTTTGTTGATTGGTATCGCGACTTTTACAAGGTGTAAGAACTAGAGCGTTAAGCGTTATCTACAAAGCAGTTAAATTGCACTGTTTCTCATAAATCCCGCACACTTTTTGGGCAAAAACTCTTTTGTGGTAGAATAACCCTGTTCAAAAAGTGTGTTTTTAATTTCAGGTGAAAGCGAAAAGTCCACCGCGGAAACCTCTCCGGTATTCACCACTACCGTATTATGCCAATACTTGGCATTAACGTATTCCCTAGATATTGCAGTCATAAATGTACGAATAAGCATGCTGACGTACTGAGGCAATTGAAGTAAATTCTTCTTAATGGCCCTGCGTTTTTGATTGGTGCTTTGTAGCCTAAAGCATACCGATGGCGTGCCATCACCTCGCCAGTCTTCAAACAGTGCATCTTCTGACAATATCGCTCCGTCTACTAACAAGTGCTCTTTAAAGGGCTTAAATGAAAAGATAAGCGGAATCGACATAGAGTACCGCACTGCTTCTGATACTTTCATATCAGGGGAAGTTTGTTTATTGAATAGAACTGGCCCGCCGCCGTTCACGTCGGTAGCGAGTATATGCAGGTCAAGGGGGAGGTCTACAAACGATGCGCCTTCTAACTGTTCGTCAATCCATTGCTGAAACACGTCCCCCGATGAAAGACCACCTTCCCGAAGCAGTCTTACCAGTGAAAACTCTGTGAATTGTTTAAAATCAGTAACCAGCGCGAGTTCTCGCATTTGTTCTACTGTGTAACCTTTGGCATAAAGTGATGCGATAATTGAGCCGCCTGATACACCCACTAAGGTATCGAAGTCAATATTCATATCGTTCAGCGCTTTTATGATGCCGATATGGGCGCTCAAGCGCGTACCTCCACCTGAAAAGATAGGAACTATTTGTGTCACGTTCGCCTGTAAAAGTTTATTCGGTATCGCCGCTGAGGCTATCTGCATGAGCATACTCCAAATTAAAGAGGCCTCGCGCAAAAGGTTTTAAGTTGAGCTGTAAAACGAAACGCATAGCCTCATAGTAAAAGCGTAGTTTACTGGTGCAGTATCGGCAAAATATGAGGGGTCAGAAGAGTGATATCTTTAGTCTAAGGTGTTGCTATATCGCTACACAATTGAATATTCGGTAATTTTATCAGTGAGTTCGACTGTCGCTTGATAGCCCGCAAACTATAGAGCGTTATGCGAACGATACATAAAAAAGGCTCACTGCTAAGTTAATAGAGTGAGCCTTATTTACGTGCGATTGTGCTTCTTAGGTACTTTGTCGTATCGAGTATAAACCTTAGTTTCTATCCATTTAGATACTTTTAAATATTATCTCGCAGCAAGCTTCGCTTTCATCTCACGTCGACGGGCGTGCAACAAAGGTTCTGTGTAACCGCTAGGCTGTTCTTTACCTTTAAAGATAAGATCGCTTGCAGCTAAAAAGCCGATCGAGCTGTCTAAATCAGGCGCCATTGGGATATATTCAGGGTCGCCCGCATTTTGCTCATCTACCAACACTGCCATACGTGCTAGAGACTCTTTGACCTGATCAACACTTACAATGCCGTGCTCTAGCCAGTTCGCGATGTGCTGCGATGAAATACGCAAGGTCGCGCGGTCTTCCATCAACCCTACATTATTGATGTCGGGAACCTTAGAACAGCCTACACCTTGGTGAACCCAGCGTACTACGTAGCCCAAAATTCCTTGAACGTTGTTGTCGATTTCGCGCTTAATGCTTTCGCGAGTCAGCGTAGAGGCGTCTTCTAACAATGGAATGGTAAGTATGTCAGCAAGGCCATCAAAGTTTTCATCTAGTGACTTCTGAACGTCGAACACATTCACATCATGGTAATGAAGCGCATGTAGTGTCGCTGCAGTAGGAGAGGGGACCCACGCAGTATTAGCCCCCGCCTTTGGATGCCCTATTTTAGCGGTCATCATATTTTGCATTTCATCAGGTATTGGCCACATGCCTTTACCGATTTGTGCTTTGCCAGATAGACCGCAACGAAGGCCTACCGCCACGTTTGCAGTTTCATAAGCCTTAATCCAATCCATCGACTTAAGCGTAGCTTTTTCTGCAAAAGGTCCGGCAAGCATCGAGGTATGAATTTCATCACCGGTTCTGTCTAAGAACCCCGTGTTGATGAACACAACCCGTGAAGTGGCTTCAGCAATACACGCTTGAAGGTTAATGCTCGTGCGGCGCTCTTCATCCATAATACCCATTTTAAGGGTGTTGGTAGGAACATCGATTATCGTTTCGATAGCACCAAATAATGCGTTAGAGAATGCAACTTCTTCTGGTCCATGCATTTTAGGTTTAACAATATAAATGCTGCCTTCACGGCTGTTTCTAAATTTGCTATTACCCAAAAGATCGTGCTTAGCAATAAGAGAAGTGACTAAGCCATCCATGATCCCCTCTGGCACTTCTTCGCCGTCGAAGAGCATGGCATTGTTGGTCATAAGATGACCTACGTTTCTAACGAACATAAGGCTTCGACCAGAAAGTACAAGCTCACCATCTTTTTGTTCATCTTTAGGAGCGTGCTTAGATGGCTGGTAGCTTCTATCGCCATGCATAGCGCGAACAATCTGCTTGCCGCCTTTTGTCATTTCGATGCTTAGGGTGCCTTTCATCAAACCTAACCAGTTGCTGTAAACTAAGGTCTTGTCTTCGGCATCAACAGCGGCAACGGAATCTTCGCAGTCCATAATGGTAGTCAGGGCGGCTTCAACAAGTACGTCTTTAACGTTTGCAGCATCGCTCTCGCCAATAGGGTGAGTCGGGTCTAGTTGAATTTCAAAATGCAGACCGTTGTGGGCAAATAGCAGGCTTGACGGCGCGCTAATGTCACCTTGATATCCCTGCCACTGTTCGGTATTCGCAAGTGTAGTTTCATCGCCATCAGTAAGGGTAATTGCCAGTTTGCCTGATTCGATTTTGTATTTTGTGACGTCAGCATGACTGCCCTTCGCTAGCGGAATCATGCTATCTAAGTAGTCTTTCGCTTTCGCAACTACTTTGGCTCCGCGCACAGGGTTGTAGCTTTTACCAGGTTCTGCGCCACCGTCATTGTTAATAACGTCAGTGCCGTATAATGCGTCGTACAGGCTTCCCCAACGCGCGTTTACTGCATTAAGCGCATAGCGAGCGTTATTGATTGGTACAACTAGCTGCGGTCCAGCCATTGTTGCAATTTCAGCATCAACATTTTGTGTTTGCGTAATTACTTGTGATGGTTGCTCAACAAGGTAACCAATACTTTTTAGAAAGTCGGTATATTCATTTCCGTTCACGGGGTTACCGGCTTTGTGGTAGTCGTCTATAGCGTGCTGAAGCTGTTCACGCTTTTCTAGTAACGCACGATTTTGCGGAATAAATTTTTCAAAGAGGGTTTCTGCACCTTGCCAGAAGGTGTCTTGATCTACGCCTGTGTCAGGAAGCGCTTGTTCGTTGATAAATTTATCGAGTTGTGCGGCAACCTGTAGTCGGCCTCTAGTAATATATCCTTGCATAACTACCTCTATACATTTGTCTGTTAGCCCAGTGTAGTGTGTATAGAGATAGTTTTTTAATTTATGGTTTGTATTTTTGCCATATATTTTGTGAATGTTTAGCCGGCGTTCATTTCGCTAGCCACATCGCTGATCAATCGGCGTAACCAAATATGACCGGCATCATGGTGAAGTAGAGCACTCCACGCCATTTTTAGCGCAATAGGTGGTATGTCAAAAGGTGGCTCTTTAATCACTACATCTGGGTCATGCTTAAATAAACGGGCAGCTTTGCTTGGCAAAGTGGCAATAAGCTTCTGCTTTTTCGCAATTTGAAGTGCTGCATGATAATGGCGAGTAAAAACACGAATAGCACGCTGTTTTCCTATCTTGGTCAGTTCAGCATCCACCCATCCCAACTTTTGAACTTCATTCGGGTCAATACCAACGCCAACACCAAAGCCTGTTTTACTCACCCAGATATGCTGAGCATTCAAGTAGCCTTCAAGGTTGCATTTTTCCACTAGCGGGTGGTCTGCGCTCATTACGCAGCTAAAGGTGTCATACCAAATAACTTTTTGGTGAAACGACAAAGGTAGTTCATCGAAGCGGTTAATCGCCATATCTACTTTACCTTGCTCTACGTCGTGAAACGTCACGTCACTTGGCGTAATAAGATCAAGGGTAATATTGGGCGCGAGGTCTGCCAGTCTTCCAACCAATTCGAGCAATAGAGTACTTTCTGCATAATCACTGGTCATAATGCGAAAGGTTCGGTCACTGGTTAACGGGTCGAAATCTGTTTCTGGTTGTATAGAGCTTTCTAATCGACTAAGTACATCGCGAATAATAGGTTGCAGCTCAAGGGCGCGCTTTGTCGGAGTCATTCCATCACTGGTGCGCACTAAAAGCGGGTCTTTAAACAGATCGCGAAGACGCTTTAGACCGTTACTCATTGCTGGCTGAGTAA
This genomic window contains:
- a CDS encoding S1 family peptidase; the protein is MFTKNSFKTTSFVTLLLSFFFFATSAVAEDLVTLTKRATKSTVAIALYSPIKSKAPSIKGTGFVIHNGNYVVTNYHVVGQELDPTIVEYYVAMLPSSDGFSFQKIKLLEIDIEHDLALFVVKNKLEPLALAKEALELPGTDVAIFGYPLGGALGLFPAVHKGIIATITPDFMPASDTRVLSSVQLDRLQKPSLIYQLDVTAFPGNSGSPVINIETGEIIAVVNKVYVKDGKESALSNPSGISYAIPVKYVNALLKRALSKMESK
- a CDS encoding NAD-dependent epimerase; translation: MKILVTGAAGFIGAAVSQYLINRGDQVVGIDNINDYYDVNLKHARLDEIKSSSASELFSFTEMGVEERDKMASLFEEHDFDRVVHLAAQAGVRYSLENPNAYVDSNIVGFVNILEGCRHNKVEHLVYASSSSVYGANETMPFSEQHNVDHQVSLYAASKKANELMAHTYSHLYNLPTTGLRFFTVYGPWGRPDMALFKFTKAILEGKTIQVYNYGNHRRDFTYIDDIVEGVIRSLDNVAKPNGSWDGGNPDPSTSKAPYKVYNIGAQTPVHLLKFIETLESALGIEAKKELLPIQPGDVPDTYADVSSLVEDTGYQPSTNVETGVKAFVDWYRDFYKV
- a CDS encoding PEP-CTERM/exosortase system-associated acyltransferase encodes the protein MQKGKLVQKVQNIFGANSRVTKALKGYQKLQEVKEISHHFSSYLETKIADTAALKNESYKMRYQVYCNEEGFEPPNELKIEKDEFDDYSVCCLIEHIQTERFAGTVRVVRPKKDNQLLPIEKFCSSSIANSNLSPSNFPRHQICEISRLAVPNEFRRRSMDKFDGAAIGAINPVSYSETELRCFPFIAIGLYLAAAAVSINSDVKHAYVMMEPRLARSMRFIGIRFEQIGPIVDYHGKRAAYHITPEMLHKNLPKGFTIMYRHIKHTLKNQQAMHLKK
- a CDS encoding PEP-CTERM sorting domain-containing protein, whose translation is MKKLLLATATAAGLALSGQAAATPFFLDLTDDSVVNPRGSIDTLELAYDSVTEVNTATGALVSRGGLGLIGYTFNGTNAGFDNLEALVLNDEGNFTNTFTYDPSPNNIGQDGSGYPTIIGTALTFDFELDGFLNADGDTVTYTGGVLDIYSYQYSYDFSTPEDVTILGNEELLIESEFVSSSINPGEQIIESLITEVSLTPAGQEVFYFQNSAGQYVSFQEYINATLTDILVYASQTVTVGDLANNIANPIDSDGPTVLVSDDHSIAVKFQVPEPSTVAVLGLGLIGMFGFSRRNKK
- a CDS encoding LysR family transcriptional regulator; translation: MNIAKVDLNLLVYLDVLLREGSVTKAANQLSITQPAMSNGLKRLRDLFKDPLLVRTSDGMTPTKRALELQPIIRDVLSRLESSIQPETDFDPLTSDRTFRIMTSDYAESTLLLELVGRLADLAPNITLDLITPSDVTFHDVEQGKVDMAINRFDELPLSFHQKVIWYDTFSCVMSADHPLVEKCNLEGYLNAQHIWVSKTGFGVGVGIDPNEVQKLGWVDAELTKIGKQRAIRVFTRHYHAALQIAKKQKLIATLPSKAARLFKHDPDVVIKEPPFDIPPIALKMAWSALLHHDAGHIWLRRLISDVASEMNAG
- a CDS encoding patatin-like phospholipase family protein, whose product is MQIASAAIPNKLLQANVTQIVPIFSGGGTRLSAHIGIIKALNDMNIDFDTLVGVSGGSIIASLYAKGYTVEQMRELALVTDFKQFTEFSLVRLLREGGLSSGDVFQQWIDEQLEGASFVDLPLDLHILATDVNGGGPVLFNKQTSPDMKVSEAVRYSMSIPLIFSFKPFKEHLLVDGAILSEDALFEDWRGDGTPSVCFRLQSTNQKRRAIKKNLLQLPQYVSMLIRTFMTAISREYVNAKYWHNTVVVNTGEVSAVDFSLSPEIKNTLFEQGYSTTKEFLPKKCAGFMRNSAI
- a CDS encoding malate synthase G; this translates as MQGYITRGRLQVAAQLDKFINEQALPDTGVDQDTFWQGAETLFEKFIPQNRALLEKREQLQHAIDDYHKAGNPVNGNEYTDFLKSIGYLVEQPSQVITQTQNVDAEIATMAGPQLVVPINNARYALNAVNARWGSLYDALYGTDVINNDGGAEPGKSYNPVRGAKVVAKAKDYLDSMIPLAKGSHADVTKYKIESGKLAITLTDGDETTLANTEQWQGYQGDISAPSSLLFAHNGLHFEIQLDPTHPIGESDAANVKDVLVEAALTTIMDCEDSVAAVDAEDKTLVYSNWLGLMKGTLSIEMTKGGKQIVRAMHGDRSYQPSKHAPKDEQKDGELVLSGRSLMFVRNVGHLMTNNAMLFDGEEVPEGIMDGLVTSLIAKHDLLGNSKFRNSREGSIYIVKPKMHGPEEVAFSNALFGAIETIIDVPTNTLKMGIMDEERRTSINLQACIAEATSRVVFINTGFLDRTGDEIHTSMLAGPFAEKATLKSMDWIKAYETANVAVGLRCGLSGKAQIGKGMWPIPDEMQNMMTAKIGHPKAGANTAWVPSPTAATLHALHYHDVNVFDVQKSLDENFDGLADILTIPLLEDASTLTRESIKREIDNNVQGILGYVVRWVHQGVGCSKVPDINNVGLMEDRATLRISSQHIANWLEHGIVSVDQVKESLARMAVLVDEQNAGDPEYIPMAPDLDSSIGFLAASDLIFKGKEQPSGYTEPLLHARRREMKAKLAAR